In the Desulfobacterales bacterium genome, one interval contains:
- the metK gene encoding methionine adenosyltransferase, which yields MIDNFVFTSESVTEGHPDKLCDQVSDAVVDHFLALEPCSKVRCECAVSGAIVFIAARFASTVTVDLTHVARKVIKRIGYDQPEFNPKNCSILTSPQAAAIDESSRFDERTLSDSEINNIPARNQVTVFGYATNESPVLMPLPIFLANRLTQRLSAVRKERVLPYLMPDSKVQVGVEYKQRIPYRIHSITMEIHTRHLSNPNTEILKQDLLDAVVTPVFHSMAITPDEKTWVNVNPDGPYLGGPLNHSGLTGRKNAVDTYGEYARQSGKALSGKDPMRVDRIGAYAARYAAKNLVAAGLATSCEVAVSYANGLAAPVSIMVNTFGTGRESDQHLTDLVQERFEFRPAGILKAFELRHLPARHPDGFFQRLSSYGHFGREDIALPWEKTGAIDPL from the coding sequence ATGATTGATAATTTTGTTTTCACCTCCGAATCCGTAACCGAAGGCCACCCCGACAAGCTATGCGATCAGGTCAGCGATGCCGTGGTGGATCATTTTCTCGCGCTTGAACCCTGTTCAAAGGTTCGCTGCGAGTGTGCCGTTTCGGGCGCCATCGTCTTTATCGCTGCGCGATTTGCTTCCACCGTTACCGTAGATTTGACGCATGTGGCCAGAAAGGTCATTAAACGGATCGGGTATGATCAGCCGGAATTCAACCCGAAAAACTGCAGTATTCTCACGTCGCCGCAGGCCGCGGCGATCGATGAAAGCAGCCGTTTTGACGAACGCACCCTTTCGGATTCCGAAATAAACAACATCCCGGCCAGAAACCAGGTGACTGTATTCGGATATGCCACAAACGAAAGTCCCGTACTTATGCCGCTGCCCATATTTCTGGCCAATCGGCTAACGCAGCGCTTGAGCGCAGTTAGAAAAGAAAGGGTGCTTCCCTACCTCATGCCGGACAGCAAGGTTCAAGTGGGCGTAGAATATAAGCAGCGAATACCGTATCGAATTCACAGCATCACGATGGAAATTCACACGCGACACTTGAGCAACCCGAATACGGAAATTCTGAAACAGGATCTGCTCGATGCGGTCGTCACCCCGGTGTTTCATTCCATGGCGATTACACCCGATGAGAAAACATGGGTGAATGTCAACCCCGACGGCCCTTATTTGGGTGGTCCTTTAAATCATTCCGGGCTAACCGGCCGGAAGAACGCCGTTGACACCTACGGCGAGTACGCCCGCCAAAGCGGTAAGGCCCTCAGTGGTAAAGACCCGATGCGGGTGGATAGGATCGGCGCCTACGCGGCCCGGTATGCGGCCAAGAACCTGGTGGCGGCCGGTTTGGCGACATCCTGCGAAGTCGCGGTGAGCTATGCTAACGGTCTGGCCGCACCGGTATCGATTATGGTCAACACCTTCGGCACGGGACGAGAATCAGATCAACATCTAACCGATCTGGTTCAGGAGCGTTTTGAATTCAGACCGGCCGGCATTCTGAAGGCATTTGAACTCAGGCATCTGCCTGCCCGGCATCCGGATGGCTTTTTTCAAAGGCTGTCGTCCTACGGCCATTTCGGGCGGGAAGATATTGCGCTTCCATGGGAAAAAACGGGCGCAATCGACCCGTTGTAA
- a CDS encoding HAD-IC family P-type ATPase — MPSIQPLHTKVSGRARFKIPGLRHEPGVKQYLEHQLSRDSAIIKASASCITGNLLVSYNSNNNHHSVAVIIQQIVQTYIQDSENSVVSQRVIRPRRGDNSKGKQRQARPKTNSTPLPIPPETGDNPKWHLMESRSILETLHSSDKLGLSDRFADSLLKEYGPNLLPEAEPRSGWQIFLNQMNSLPVYLLGAAAGVSVLTGGLFDAAVIMGVVVANAVVGYFTESAAEKTIHSLKSLVRPHAEVIRDGKTRALPVQSVVAGDILVFKPGAYVAADARILSAAHLSIDESMLTGESLPVDKHAGRLTAADIALADRTNMAYMGTLVTGGQGLAVVVATGEATQIGHIQMMLNRTETPETPIERQLRQMGDHLVLMCGGICSVVFLIGLLQGYGFLTMLRMAISLAAAAVPEGLPAAATINFALGIKKLRKHRVLIRHLHAVETLGAVQAICMDKTGTITRNLMTVQRICAGEHCYNVANGRLTAGNASSADPSTDEGLLQLITACALCHEVKLNGTNASGQIELFGSATEKALVQLAIDAGFNIHRMNHDYRRLEINHRSENRLFMSTLHRTPENDRIGYTKGSPPEVLAMCSSEAVNGAVQPLTDARRLSIESENEKMASAALRVLGFAYKRFSDDTGVENDSDLVWLGLVGMADPIRPGVQPLIQVFHRAGIDTIMITGDQSSTAFAIAEQLNLAADGPIEILDSSNLSAVNPETLKALATKAHVYSRVSPAHKLQIVQALQSAGVTVAMTGDGINDGPALKAADIGIAMGKTGTDVARDVADMVLEEDDLETLALALKDGRTIHVNIRKSVHFFLSTNISEIILMTAAMALGIGFPLNVMQLLWINIISDIFPGLALAMEEAEDDVMSRPPRQTAAPLFSAGDFLQMTRESAAITGGALAAYGYGIARYGLGSGAASLAFQSLTIAQLLHAISCRSEHASLFGRRKTAANPYLRIAVGGSLALQALTMVFPPLRSLLGLKAPALMDLAVIAGTSVLPLLFNEAAKTKSHIRKPEVEGAKTPV; from the coding sequence ATGCCATCGATTCAACCCCTCCATACCAAGGTGAGCGGTCGCGCCCGTTTTAAAATTCCGGGTCTTCGACACGAACCGGGCGTCAAACAATACCTGGAGCATCAGCTAAGCCGTGATTCCGCTATTATTAAGGCATCTGCAAGCTGTATTACCGGCAACCTGCTGGTGTCTTACAATTCGAATAACAATCACCATTCGGTTGCGGTAATCATTCAACAGATCGTTCAAACATATATCCAGGACTCGGAAAATTCCGTTGTTTCGCAACGAGTGATTCGACCTCGAAGGGGTGACAACTCGAAAGGGAAACAAAGACAGGCGCGCCCAAAAACAAATTCAACCCCATTGCCGATACCGCCGGAAACAGGTGACAATCCAAAATGGCATTTAATGGAAAGCCGATCCATTCTTGAAACGCTTCACTCTTCCGACAAACTCGGATTGTCCGATCGATTCGCCGATTCCCTTCTGAAAGAATACGGCCCGAATCTGCTGCCTGAAGCCGAACCGAGATCCGGCTGGCAAATCTTTTTGAATCAGATGAACAGCCTGCCCGTTTATCTTTTGGGCGCTGCGGCCGGGGTGTCGGTATTGACCGGAGGGCTATTTGATGCGGCTGTGATCATGGGGGTGGTGGTCGCCAATGCGGTCGTCGGCTATTTTACGGAAAGCGCGGCGGAAAAAACCATCCATTCGCTCAAAAGCCTGGTACGACCCCATGCCGAGGTGATACGCGATGGCAAAACAAGGGCGCTTCCCGTCCAATCCGTCGTGGCTGGTGATATACTCGTCTTTAAACCCGGCGCTTATGTCGCCGCGGATGCTAGAATTCTTTCGGCGGCTCATTTAAGTATCGACGAATCCATGCTCACCGGCGAAAGCCTGCCGGTGGATAAGCATGCCGGACGGTTAACAGCGGCCGATATCGCGCTGGCAGACCGTACCAACATGGCTTATATGGGAACACTGGTCACCGGCGGGCAAGGCCTCGCCGTGGTGGTTGCAACCGGCGAAGCCACTCAAATCGGTCATATTCAGATGATGCTCAACCGGACGGAAACGCCGGAAACGCCGATTGAACGGCAATTGAGGCAAATGGGGGACCATCTGGTGCTCATGTGCGGGGGTATCTGCAGCGTCGTGTTTCTCATCGGCTTGCTTCAGGGATATGGTTTTCTAACCATGTTGCGAATGGCCATATCCCTGGCGGCGGCCGCCGTTCCCGAGGGGTTGCCGGCTGCCGCCACCATCAATTTCGCTCTCGGTATTAAAAAACTGCGCAAGCATCGCGTGTTGATCCGGCATTTACATGCGGTGGAAACATTGGGCGCCGTTCAAGCCATATGTATGGACAAAACGGGAACCATTACCCGTAATCTCATGACCGTTCAGCGCATCTGCGCCGGGGAACATTGCTACAACGTCGCCAACGGTCGTCTGACCGCCGGCAATGCCTCATCAGCCGATCCATCGACCGATGAGGGCCTGTTACAACTCATTACAGCCTGCGCCCTATGTCATGAGGTTAAGCTCAACGGGACGAATGCATCGGGACAAATCGAGTTGTTCGGCTCCGCCACTGAAAAAGCCCTGGTGCAACTGGCCATCGATGCCGGCTTTAACATTCACCGAATGAATCATGATTATCGCCGATTGGAGATCAATCACCGATCCGAAAACCGCCTTTTCATGAGCACGTTGCACAGAACGCCTGAAAATGACCGGATAGGTTACACCAAGGGAAGCCCGCCGGAAGTTTTGGCCATGTGCAGCAGCGAGGCTGTAAACGGCGCTGTACAGCCGTTGACGGACGCAAGGCGGCTCTCGATCGAATCCGAAAATGAAAAGATGGCTTCGGCGGCGCTGCGCGTGCTTGGGTTTGCTTATAAGCGGTTTTCAGATGATACGGGAGTGGAGAACGATTCAGATTTGGTCTGGCTGGGATTGGTGGGAATGGCGGACCCGATTCGACCGGGGGTTCAGCCGTTGATTCAGGTATTCCATCGCGCCGGTATCGACACCATCATGATCACCGGCGATCAAAGCTCGACCGCCTTTGCCATTGCTGAACAATTGAATCTGGCCGCTGACGGGCCTATCGAAATTCTCGACTCATCGAATCTGTCCGCTGTAAATCCGGAAACCCTCAAGGCGCTGGCCACCAAGGCTCACGTTTATTCAAGGGTCAGTCCCGCGCACAAGTTGCAGATTGTCCAAGCGCTGCAGTCAGCCGGCGTCACTGTGGCCATGACCGGAGACGGCATTAACGATGGCCCCGCGCTCAAAGCCGCGGATATCGGCATTGCAATGGGCAAAACAGGCACCGATGTGGCCAGGGATGTCGCAGATATGGTACTGGAGGAAGATGACCTGGAAACACTGGCGCTGGCGCTAAAAGACGGCCGGACCATTCATGTCAATATTCGCAAATCGGTTCACTTTTTTCTGTCCACCAACATCAGCGAAATCATACTGATGACGGCCGCCATGGCCTTGGGCATCGGGTTCCCGTTAAACGTCATGCAACTGTTATGGATCAACATTATTTCCGATATCTTTCCCGGGCTGGCCCTTGCGATGGAGGAGGCCGAAGACGATGTAATGAGCCGGCCCCCGCGCCAGACGGCCGCGCCCCTCTTTTCAGCCGGTGATTTCCTTCAAATGACCCGCGAGTCCGCGGCCATCACCGGCGGGGCCCTGGCCGCATACGGCTATGGGATTGCGCGATACGGACTCGGAAGCGGGGCTGCTTCGTTGGCCTTTCAGAGCCTCACCATCGCACAACTGCTGCACGCGATCAGTTGCCGCTCGGAGCATGCCAGCTTGTTCGGCCGAAGGAAGACGGCCGCCAACCCCTATCTGCGCATCGCGGTCGGCGGCTCTCTGGCCTTGCAGGCGCTGACAATGGTCTTTCCGCCGCTTCGCTCGTTGCTGGGCCTTAAGGCGCCCGCCCTGATGGATCTGGCCGTTATCGCCGGCACCTCCGTTTTACCCCTGTTGTTCAATGAAGCGGCAAAAACGAAATCCCATATTCGAAAACCTGAAGTAGAGGGTGCAAAGACACCTGTTTAA
- a CDS encoding DUF5132 domain-containing protein produces the protein MKIFSGGLSVGNIAIGAGVVLLAPVIIPVVGSILKPLAKAIIKGGLLAYEGVKVTIAETKETLEDLAAEAKSEILQANESTPE, from the coding sequence ATGAAGATTTTCAGCGGCGGATTAAGTGTAGGCAACATTGCCATCGGCGCGGGTGTCGTGCTCCTTGCACCCGTTATTATTCCCGTAGTCGGCAGCATACTGAAACCTCTGGCCAAGGCCATCATCAAGGGCGGGCTGCTTGCCTATGAAGGGGTCAAGGTGACCATTGCCGAAACCAAGGAAACCCTCGAAGATTTGGCGGCTGAAGCCAAATCCGAGATTTTGCAGGCAAACGAAAGCACACCGGAATGA
- a CDS encoding GNAT family N-acyltransferase, which produces MESAEKQLLLFPETISPHSMTSFMPENGKREHRVLNLLAKPFVSLTAIQQCRHLYQTLDANQGPREFFESILIALDIQFSVNETEKAAIPKKGPLVIVANHPFGALEGIMLTALLLSIRPDIKVMANFILDRIPQMRELLLSVDPNPSEKSMHTNIGPMRKAIQWVQQGGALLVFPSGTVSHLSLSRREISDPAWNTGSGKIIHKAQAPVLPIFIDGANGTLFQLLGLIHPALRTALLPRELVNKRNRKITIKIGKLIPYPHLRAICAEDRLMGYLRWRTYLLSHAGKRRAAPPHTNPAQASHRNRPVAGPMDPVVLLAEINTLPVRQQLITSGPFTVWQASFEQIPRLMIEISRLREQSFRLAGEGSGNAIDMDAFDSHYLHIFIWNNQTREVVGAYRLGRTDIILDRYGKSGLYTATLFHSHTAFYEKIGPALELGRSFVRPEYQKSYSPLLLLWKGIGHFIARNPKYRMLFGPVSISRDYSDFSRQLITTTLLWHHHAGDIAAMVRPKSPPALKPVRVKGCQADDMESFCRDIHEVNAVISDIEIDNKGIPILLKHYLNLGGQILAFNVDKQFNHALDGLIIVDLFKNDQKTLARYMGKDGAAMFFNFNHYLAGTTHRTHTNANAA; this is translated from the coding sequence ATGGAATCCGCCGAAAAACAATTGCTTCTCTTCCCGGAAACGATATCCCCCCATTCAATGACGTCGTTTATGCCAGAAAACGGCAAACGCGAACATCGCGTCCTGAATCTTCTCGCAAAACCGTTTGTATCGCTGACAGCCATTCAGCAATGCCGGCATCTGTATCAAACGCTGGATGCCAACCAAGGCCCTCGTGAATTCTTCGAGAGCATTTTAATCGCCCTCGATATTCAATTCTCCGTGAATGAAACGGAAAAGGCCGCTATCCCGAAAAAAGGCCCGCTGGTGATTGTGGCGAATCACCCTTTCGGCGCATTAGAAGGCATTATGCTGACGGCGCTGTTGCTTTCCATCAGGCCGGATATCAAGGTGATGGCGAATTTCATACTCGATCGGATTCCCCAAATGCGGGAATTATTATTATCGGTGGATCCGAACCCCTCCGAAAAATCAATGCATACCAATATCGGCCCCATGCGAAAAGCGATTCAATGGGTCCAACAGGGGGGCGCCCTGCTGGTATTTCCGTCTGGAACCGTTTCCCATTTGAGCCTTTCCCGGCGCGAAATATCCGACCCCGCCTGGAATACGGGCAGCGGCAAGATCATTCACAAAGCACAAGCTCCGGTTCTGCCGATTTTTATAGATGGCGCAAACGGAACATTATTTCAACTTCTCGGCCTCATTCATCCGGCCCTGAGAACCGCTCTGCTGCCACGCGAATTAGTAAATAAACGTAACCGGAAAATAACGATCAAAATCGGAAAGTTGATTCCTTATCCGCATCTTCGTGCAATCTGCGCGGAAGACCGGTTGATGGGTTACCTCAGATGGCGAACCTATTTACTCAGTCACGCCGGGAAAAGGCGCGCCGCTCCCCCTCACACAAACCCCGCTCAGGCATCGCACCGCAACCGGCCGGTCGCCGGGCCAATGGATCCGGTAGTTCTCCTGGCGGAGATAAACACGCTTCCGGTACGCCAGCAACTTATCACCAGCGGTCCGTTCACGGTTTGGCAGGCTTCCTTTGAGCAGATACCCCGCCTGATGATTGAAATCAGCCGTCTTCGGGAACAAAGTTTCCGGTTGGCAGGCGAGGGCTCCGGGAATGCCATCGACATGGACGCTTTTGATTCTCATTACCTTCATATCTTCATCTGGAATAATCAAACCCGTGAAGTGGTTGGCGCCTACCGTCTCGGCCGTACCGATATTATTCTCGATCGTTACGGTAAAAGCGGCCTGTATACCGCGACTTTATTTCATAGCCACACGGCTTTCTATGAAAAGATCGGACCGGCGCTTGAGCTGGGCCGGTCTTTTGTCCGGCCCGAATATCAAAAATCCTATTCTCCGTTATTGTTGTTGTGGAAAGGAATCGGTCATTTCATCGCCAGAAACCCGAAATACCGCATGCTGTTCGGACCGGTCAGTATCAGCCGCGATTACAGCGACTTTTCACGGCAGTTAATAACCACAACCCTGCTCTGGCATCATCACGCAGGCGATATTGCGGCCATGGTGAGGCCAAAATCACCGCCGGCCTTGAAACCGGTTCGGGTGAAAGGCTGTCAAGCGGATGATATGGAAAGTTTCTGCCGTGACATCCATGAGGTCAACGCCGTTATCTCCGATATCGAAATCGACAACAAGGGCATTCCGATTCTGCTGAAGCATTACCTGAATCTCGGCGGCCAGATACTCGCTTTTAATGTGGACAAACAGTTCAATCATGCATTGGACGGGCTGATTATTGTGGATTTATTTAAAAACGATCAAAAAACCCTTGCGCGATATATGGGAAAAGATGGCGCAGCGATGTTTTTCAATTTTAACCATTACCTTGCCGGAACGACCCATCGAACACATACAAACGCCAATGCCGCATGA
- a CDS encoding PhoH family protein translates to MANRKKKNFVLDTNVILHDSSCLYQFDEHNVVIPISVIEELDGFKRGKETIHCNAREFLRNLDMLSGDKLFNGGVSIGSGKGKVSIHLGGEFHEKLKMNFSVGKSDHHILNTAYRIAEKTSFEQTVLVTKDVNLRMKAKSIGLKAEDYTTDHVKNISEIYKGRHVLEDFPLPAIEQLYQLPFETPLPEALSREPLMPNEYLIMKNGSVSALGVFDPAIGKIRRIESKPCSGVKARNAEQVFALDALMNRNIPLVTLTGKAGTGKTLVALAAALESKKFYRQIFLARPAVPLSNKDIGFLPGDIKSKLDPYMQPLFDNLSVIENRPCGDSNRKMQVKELLDSEKIIITPLSYIRGRSIVKVFFIVDEAQNLTPHEVKTIITRAGEGTKIVLTGDIFQIDHPYLDSQSNGLSYLIERMKGQKLYAHVNLEKGERSELSELAISLL, encoded by the coding sequence ATGGCAAATCGAAAGAAAAAAAATTTTGTCCTGGATACCAATGTCATTTTACATGACAGCAGTTGCCTTTACCAATTTGATGAACACAATGTCGTGATTCCGATTTCCGTGATTGAGGAATTAGACGGGTTTAAACGGGGCAAAGAGACCATCCATTGCAACGCACGAGAATTTCTTCGCAATCTGGATATGCTATCCGGCGATAAGCTGTTCAACGGCGGTGTCAGCATCGGCTCGGGAAAAGGCAAAGTCAGCATTCATCTGGGGGGTGAGTTTCATGAAAAACTGAAGATGAACTTTTCAGTCGGAAAATCCGACCATCATATTTTGAACACGGCGTATCGGATTGCCGAAAAAACGTCCTTTGAACAAACGGTTTTGGTGACAAAGGATGTCAACCTGAGAATGAAAGCAAAATCCATCGGTCTTAAGGCGGAAGATTATACTACCGATCACGTTAAAAATATTTCCGAAATATACAAAGGTCGTCATGTCCTGGAAGATTTTCCCCTACCCGCCATCGAGCAACTCTACCAGCTTCCGTTTGAAACGCCATTGCCGGAAGCCCTATCCCGTGAGCCGCTGATGCCGAATGAATATCTGATTATGAAAAACGGCAGCGTGTCGGCCCTGGGCGTATTTGATCCGGCTATCGGGAAAATTCGTCGCATTGAAAGTAAACCCTGCTCGGGTGTCAAAGCGCGAAATGCGGAACAGGTTTTTGCATTGGACGCGCTCATGAACCGCAACATTCCGCTGGTCACGCTTACCGGAAAAGCGGGAACCGGTAAAACGCTCGTGGCGCTGGCTGCCGCACTGGAAAGTAAAAAGTTTTACCGTCAGATTTTTCTGGCCCGGCCGGCGGTGCCCCTGAGCAACAAGGATATCGGCTTTCTGCCCGGTGATATCAAGAGCAAACTGGACCCTTATATGCAGCCGCTTTTTGATAACCTGTCCGTCATCGAAAACCGGCCTTGCGGGGACAGCAATCGGAAGATGCAGGTCAAGGAACTCCTGGATTCCGAAAAAATTATCATCACGCCGCTTTCTTACATTCGCGGCCGGAGCATCGTGAAAGTCTTTTTCATTGTGGATGAGGCGCAGAACCTGACCCCCCATGAGGTCAAAACGATCATTACCCGGGCCGGGGAGGGGACCAAGATTGTTTTGACGGGAGATATTTTCCAGATCGATCACCCGTATCTGGACAGTCAGTCAAACGGGCTGAGCTACCTCATCGAGCGAATGAAAGGACAAAAGCTCTATGCCCACGTCAATTTGGAAAAAGGGGAGCGCTCCGAGCTTTCCGAACTCGCCATTTCGTTGCTGTAG